In Marisediminicola antarctica, one DNA window encodes the following:
- a CDS encoding NAD-glutamate dehydrogenase translates to MPSEPTRLTAEAPGGDQLEDFIAAYYQHLASDDAQAYEPNVLRARAVDHWRVAHTRRPKTATVEIQNERGCSVVYVVTDDMPFLVDSVTAELVRQSSAIHLVVHPLLVVARNRQTNDLVSVRRMPTEIGISSGDTSSMPDISHLLASEDDASHMESWIAIEIDRASDEAQARLVEGLKRVLDDVRAAVDDWHFMRAKAVQIADALGRVAGAEEIPDLRQTQELLRWLDRDNFTFLGYREYDLETVEGEDVLTIRDGSGLGLLRSVDDGHQLQHLTEAGQKMARERRALVITKANSRSSVHRPAYFDYIGIKSFDERGDVNGEQRFIGLFAATAYTSSVRAVPILREKVDAVMAQVGFPPGSHSGKDLLGIMETYPRDELFQMEASDLVTTALAIQRLQERRRTRLFLRPDIYGRFMSALVYLPRDRYTTAVRLRIEKELRDTFHADSLDFEARMTESALARLFFRIRLPRDAHLELVDAAQLERRLVLAVRAWSEGISEELRDNYPPEQADNLVSLWADAFPASYRVDYEVEDALEDIARFEASSAAAAAAEASGGADAHPGLHVYLPKATEAGEDARIKLYMMESKSLTQILPFFHNLGIEVLDEVPFEIETSDGRAFYLYDLGLHYPAGVDPMATGELLADSFGAAVSGSIESDGLDRLVLREGMPWHRVVILRSYAKYMRQMGNANSYGFISDTLLANPRVTSGLVSLFEARFDPDLADDEREGRTGQVRTELASDMERVATLDADRVLRTFITLIEASLRTNFFQYKPYLSIKLDPTAIDLLPFPRPMFETWVYSPRVEGVHLRFGKVARGGLRWSDRREDFRTEVLGLVKAQTVKNAVIVPTGAKGGFFAKKLPDLAADRAAWMAEGVDAYRTFIRGLLDLTDNLVTSADGERVVPPARVVRHDDTDTYLVVAADKGTATFSDIANSLASEYGFWLGDAFASGGSIGYDHKAMGITARGAWESVKRHFSELGVDTQADDFTVVGVGDMSGDVFGNGMLLSEHIRLIAAFDHRHIFLDPSPDAAASFAERRRLFEMPRSSWADYDEGLISAGGGIHPRQAKVVPISAEVRTALGLPEGTTQLSPPELLRAILRAPADLLYNGGIGTYVKASTEASADVGDKANDAIRVDGRDLRVRVVGEGGNLGLTQRGRIEAALGGVILNTDAIDNSAGVDCSDHEVNIKIFVDRMVASGRLAEADRSEFLAGMTSEVARLVLEDNIDQNILLLNDRAKVINWSPSYERLMDWLEASGDLKRDLEALPTTAVLRERLDQGQGLTSPELSVLGAYAKIELATALRDSDLADDPWFGQTLREYFPRQLSERFDAELDTHPLRREIIATVVANDMINLGGVTFAFRAIEETSADQAAVARAFVALRHVFELDKMVDELNNLPSSFPTEHWTAVHLDIRRLLDRAVRWLVNQGGAPLSIDEVVAGYKPQIDLVRTQLVDYLHGSDLARVRSLFGKGQGWGLPDDLGRRWAELFEAFALLDVARIAAGTDAPMVDVAGVYYLAYDRFGVDDLLERITSLPRKDRWQALARAALRDDLYSAVADMTTAILQETEAGPAAERLLVWEGLNADQLGRARSVFDEVNALGHDDMASLSVALRLLRSIVRR, encoded by the coding sequence GTGCCGTCTGAACCGACCCGTCTGACCGCTGAGGCTCCGGGAGGGGACCAGCTCGAGGACTTCATAGCGGCCTACTACCAGCACTTGGCGAGCGACGACGCGCAGGCGTACGAGCCGAACGTGCTGCGGGCGCGAGCAGTCGACCACTGGCGGGTCGCCCACACCCGCAGGCCCAAGACCGCCACGGTGGAGATCCAGAACGAGCGCGGTTGCAGCGTCGTCTACGTCGTGACGGATGACATGCCCTTCCTCGTCGACTCGGTCACCGCCGAGCTCGTGCGGCAGAGCTCCGCCATCCATCTCGTCGTCCACCCGCTCCTGGTCGTGGCGCGCAACCGGCAGACGAACGACCTCGTCAGCGTGCGGAGGATGCCGACGGAGATCGGCATTTCCAGCGGAGACACTTCGTCGATGCCGGACATCTCCCACCTGCTCGCCTCCGAGGATGATGCCTCCCACATGGAGTCGTGGATCGCGATCGAGATCGACCGCGCTAGCGATGAGGCTCAGGCCCGGCTCGTCGAGGGGCTGAAGAGGGTTCTCGACGACGTGCGCGCCGCGGTCGACGATTGGCACTTCATGCGGGCGAAGGCGGTGCAAATCGCCGACGCCCTCGGCAGGGTGGCGGGCGCGGAGGAGATCCCCGACCTGAGACAGACCCAGGAGCTGCTGCGGTGGCTCGATCGCGATAACTTCACCTTCCTGGGGTATCGCGAATACGACCTTGAGACGGTCGAGGGCGAGGATGTCCTCACGATCCGCGACGGGAGTGGGCTGGGCTTGCTGCGCTCCGTCGACGACGGGCACCAGCTCCAGCACCTGACCGAAGCCGGGCAGAAGATGGCGCGTGAGCGGCGCGCCCTCGTGATTACGAAGGCCAACTCGAGGTCGAGCGTGCACCGCCCCGCCTACTTCGACTACATCGGTATCAAGAGCTTCGACGAGCGGGGCGACGTCAACGGCGAGCAGCGGTTCATCGGGCTGTTCGCTGCCACCGCATACACGAGTTCGGTGCGGGCCGTGCCGATCCTCCGCGAGAAGGTCGACGCCGTCATGGCGCAGGTCGGCTTCCCGCCCGGATCGCACAGCGGCAAGGACCTGCTCGGGATCATGGAGACCTACCCCCGGGACGAGCTCTTCCAGATGGAGGCGTCCGATCTCGTCACGACGGCCCTCGCGATCCAGCGGTTGCAGGAGCGTCGACGCACCCGCCTCTTCCTCCGCCCCGACATTTACGGACGATTCATGTCCGCCCTCGTCTACCTGCCGCGCGACCGGTACACCACGGCCGTGCGACTGCGCATCGAGAAGGAGCTGCGGGACACGTTCCACGCCGACTCGCTCGATTTCGAGGCGCGGATGACCGAGTCCGCCCTTGCCCGCCTCTTCTTCCGGATCCGGCTGCCGCGCGACGCCCATCTCGAGCTCGTCGACGCCGCGCAGCTGGAGCGCCGGCTGGTGCTGGCGGTGCGGGCGTGGTCCGAGGGCATCAGCGAGGAGCTGCGCGACAACTACCCGCCGGAACAGGCCGACAATCTCGTCAGCCTGTGGGCCGACGCGTTCCCCGCCAGCTACCGGGTGGACTACGAGGTCGAGGACGCCCTCGAGGACATCGCCCGATTCGAGGCGAGCTCCGCGGCGGCGGCCGCGGCCGAGGCATCCGGCGGGGCCGACGCGCACCCGGGGCTTCACGTCTACCTCCCGAAGGCGACCGAGGCGGGGGAGGATGCCCGGATCAAGCTCTACATGATGGAGTCAAAGAGCCTCACCCAGATCCTGCCGTTCTTCCACAACCTCGGAATCGAGGTGCTCGACGAGGTGCCGTTCGAGATCGAGACCTCCGACGGACGCGCCTTCTACCTCTACGACCTGGGACTGCACTACCCGGCTGGCGTCGACCCCATGGCGACTGGAGAGCTCCTGGCCGACTCCTTCGGCGCCGCCGTCAGCGGCTCGATCGAGTCGGACGGCCTCGACCGCCTCGTGCTCCGCGAGGGGATGCCCTGGCACCGGGTCGTGATCCTGCGCAGCTATGCCAAGTACATGCGCCAGATGGGCAATGCCAACTCCTACGGGTTCATCTCCGACACTCTGCTTGCAAACCCCCGCGTTACGAGCGGCCTCGTGTCGCTCTTCGAGGCGAGATTCGATCCGGACCTCGCAGACGACGAGCGCGAGGGACGCACCGGACAGGTGCGGACAGAGCTCGCCTCCGACATGGAACGGGTCGCGACCCTCGACGCCGACCGGGTGCTGCGCACGTTCATCACCCTCATCGAGGCGTCCCTGCGCACGAACTTCTTCCAGTACAAGCCCTACCTGAGCATCAAGCTCGACCCGACCGCGATCGACCTGCTGCCGTTCCCGCGGCCAATGTTCGAGACGTGGGTCTACTCGCCTCGGGTCGAGGGCGTGCACCTCCGGTTCGGCAAGGTCGCCCGCGGCGGGCTCCGTTGGTCCGACCGGCGGGAGGACTTCCGCACCGAGGTGCTCGGACTGGTCAAAGCGCAGACGGTCAAGAACGCGGTGATCGTGCCGACCGGGGCCAAGGGCGGATTCTTCGCCAAAAAGCTCCCCGACCTCGCCGCCGACCGTGCCGCCTGGATGGCGGAGGGTGTCGACGCGTATCGCACCTTTATCCGCGGGTTGCTCGACCTGACCGACAACCTCGTGACGAGTGCAGACGGCGAGCGGGTCGTTCCGCCCGCGAGGGTGGTCCGCCACGACGACACGGACACCTACCTCGTGGTCGCCGCGGACAAGGGCACCGCGACCTTCTCTGACATCGCCAACTCCCTCGCCAGCGAGTACGGCTTCTGGCTCGGTGACGCGTTCGCCTCGGGCGGCTCCATCGGCTACGACCACAAGGCGATGGGCATCACCGCCAGGGGCGCGTGGGAGTCGGTCAAGCGACACTTCAGCGAGCTCGGCGTCGACACGCAGGCCGACGACTTCACGGTCGTCGGGGTCGGCGACATGTCGGGAGACGTATTCGGCAACGGGATGCTGCTGTCGGAGCACATCCGTCTCATCGCCGCCTTCGACCACCGCCACATCTTCCTCGACCCGAGCCCGGATGCCGCGGCGTCGTTCGCGGAGCGGCGGCGGCTGTTCGAGATGCCGCGCTCCTCGTGGGCCGACTACGACGAGGGCCTGATCAGCGCCGGCGGCGGCATCCACCCGCGCCAGGCGAAGGTCGTTCCGATCTCGGCCGAGGTGCGGACCGCGCTCGGCCTACCGGAGGGCACGACACAGCTGAGCCCGCCGGAGCTCCTCCGCGCAATTCTGCGGGCTCCGGCCGACCTGCTCTACAACGGCGGAATCGGCACCTACGTCAAGGCGAGCACGGAGGCGTCAGCGGACGTCGGCGACAAGGCCAACGATGCGATCCGCGTGGATGGCCGGGACCTCCGGGTGCGTGTCGTCGGAGAGGGCGGCAATCTCGGGCTCACCCAGCGCGGCCGCATCGAGGCCGCTCTCGGCGGCGTCATCCTCAACACCGACGCGATCGACAACTCCGCCGGCGTCGACTGCTCCGATCACGAGGTCAACATCAAGATCTTCGTCGACCGCATGGTCGCCTCCGGGCGGCTGGCCGAGGCGGACCGGTCCGAATTCCTCGCCGGGATGACGAGCGAGGTCGCGCGGCTTGTGCTCGAAGACAACATCGACCAGAACATCCTGCTGCTCAACGATCGCGCCAAGGTCATCAACTGGAGTCCGAGCTACGAACGGCTGATGGACTGGCTCGAGGCGTCCGGCGACCTCAAGCGCGACCTCGAGGCCCTGCCCACGACGGCCGTGCTGCGGGAGAGGCTCGACCAGGGCCAGGGACTGACCTCGCCAGAGCTCTCCGTGCTCGGCGCGTACGCGAAGATCGAGCTGGCCACCGCGCTGCGTGACAGCGACCTGGCCGACGACCCCTGGTTCGGGCAGACCCTGCGGGAGTACTTCCCGCGGCAGTTGTCCGAGCGGTTCGACGCCGAACTCGACACGCACCCGCTGCGGCGCGAGATCATCGCGACCGTCGTCGCGAACGACATGATCAACCTCGGCGGCGTGACTTTCGCGTTCCGCGCGATCGAGGAGACCTCCGCCGACCAGGCTGCGGTCGCTCGGGCCTTCGTCGCCCTGCGCCACGTCTTCGAGCTGGACAAGATGGTCGACGAGCTGAACAATCTGCCTTCGTCGTTCCCGACCGAGCACTGGACGGCAGTGCACCTCGATATCCGCCGATTGCTCGACCGGGCGGTGCGCTGGCTCGTCAACCAGGGCGGCGCACCCCTGTCCATCGACGAGGTCGTCGCCGGGTACAAACCGCAGATCGACCTGGTCCGAACCCAACTGGTCGACTACCTGCACGGCTCTGACCTGGCACGGGTTCGGTCGCTGTTCGGGAAGGGGCAGGGATGGGGGCTGCCGGACGACCTCGGTCGTCGGTGGGCCGAGCTCTTCGAGGCCTTCGCGCTGCTCGATGTCGCGAGAATCGCGGCGGGCACGGATGCTCCGATGGTCGACGTCGCCGGGGTCTACTACTTGGCGTACGACCGGTTCGGCGTCGACGACCTTCTCGAGCGCATCACCTCGCTGCCGCGCAAGGACCGGTGGCAGGCGCTCGCCCGCGCTGCGCTGCGCGACGACCTCTACTCGGCCGTCGCCGACATGACGACGGCCATCCTGCAGGAGACCGAAGCCGGCCCGGCCGCGGAGCGCCTGCTCGTCTGGGAGGGGCTCAACGCCGACCAGCTGGGGCGCGCCAGGAGCGTGTTCGACGAGGTCAACGCGCTCGGCCACGACGACATGGCGTCGCTGTCGGTGGCGCTCCGGCTGCTCCGCTCCATCGTGCGCCGCTGA
- the serS gene encoding serine--tRNA ligase, whose product MIDAQLLRENPDAVRSSQAARGASVELVDAALAADAARRTAINEFETLRASQNLFGKRVAKAAKDEKKQLVAEAQVLAAQVKAASAAATDADAEFARIVGSIANPILDGVPSGGEDDFLLIKTVGEKPQFDFEPRDHLELGELLGAIDMGRGAKVSGARFSFLRGIGARLELAIMNMGLDRALAGGFIPLITPTLVKPEIMRGTGFLGEHADEIYYLPTDDLYLTGTSEVALAGYHADEILDLSDGPLRYAGWSTCYRREAGSGGKDTRGIIRVHQFNKLEMFSYVLPENAAAEHERLLALQEGMLVSLGLSYRVIDTAAGDLGSSAARKYDVEAWVPTQGAYRELTSTSNCTTYQARRLDIRYRTESGKTAPVATLNGTLATTRWIVALLETHQRADGSVVVPDALRPYLGGLEIIEPDSL is encoded by the coding sequence GTGATCGATGCGCAGCTACTACGCGAAAATCCCGATGCCGTCCGGTCCTCGCAGGCCGCGCGGGGAGCATCCGTCGAGCTGGTCGACGCGGCGCTCGCCGCGGATGCCGCCCGCCGAACGGCAATCAACGAGTTCGAGACCCTTCGAGCGAGCCAGAACCTGTTCGGCAAGCGCGTCGCGAAGGCGGCGAAGGACGAGAAGAAACAGCTCGTCGCCGAGGCGCAGGTCCTCGCCGCCCAGGTGAAGGCCGCAAGCGCGGCGGCGACGGATGCCGATGCGGAGTTCGCCCGGATCGTCGGCAGCATCGCGAACCCGATTCTCGACGGCGTGCCCAGTGGCGGCGAAGACGACTTCCTGCTGATCAAGACGGTGGGTGAAAAGCCACAGTTCGACTTCGAGCCGCGCGACCACCTCGAACTCGGTGAGCTGCTCGGCGCGATCGACATGGGCCGCGGCGCAAAGGTGTCCGGGGCGCGCTTCTCCTTCCTCCGCGGGATCGGGGCGCGGCTCGAACTCGCGATCATGAACATGGGCCTCGACCGCGCGCTCGCCGGCGGCTTCATCCCGCTCATCACGCCGACCCTTGTCAAGCCGGAGATCATGCGCGGCACCGGTTTCCTTGGTGAGCACGCCGACGAGATCTACTATCTTCCGACCGACGACCTCTATCTCACGGGCACGAGCGAGGTGGCCCTCGCCGGTTACCACGCCGACGAGATCCTCGACCTGTCCGACGGTCCGCTCCGCTACGCCGGCTGGTCTACCTGCTACCGCCGGGAGGCCGGCTCAGGTGGAAAGGACACGCGGGGAATCATCCGCGTGCACCAGTTCAACAAGCTCGAGATGTTCAGCTATGTGCTGCCGGAGAATGCGGCGGCGGAGCACGAGCGCCTGCTCGCCCTGCAGGAGGGCATGCTCGTCTCGCTCGGACTCAGCTATCGCGTGATCGACACCGCGGCGGGCGATCTCGGGTCGAGCGCCGCGCGAAAGTACGACGTCGAGGCGTGGGTTCCCACCCAGGGTGCCTATCGCGAGCTGACGAGCACAAGCAACTGCACGACCTACCAGGCCCGGCGCCTCGACATCCGCTACCGCACCGAGTCGGGCAAGACCGCCCCCGTCGCGACCCTTAACGGCACGCTCGCAACCACAAGGTGGATCGTTGCCCTGCTCGAGACGCACCAGCGGGCCGACGGCTCCGTCGTGGTTCCGGATGCCCTCCGCCCGTACCTGGGCGGCCTCGAGATCATTGAGCCGGACTCCCTGTGA
- a CDS encoding LCP family protein — MSDLRPRTRTRTHPRRVHAARHGRARKSDAALAVVKVMAASLAVLLVSGVSLGAIAVAQLSGNIESVALVGDDEATQSVAAPALGKFEGGFNILVVGSDVCDKEGGCADRQAELNDVTMLIHVARDQSSAVGVSIPRDLVVPIPSCPQEDGEGYYSSMSARPINNTLAYGGLACTVLTVEALTGFDIPYAGLITFSGVIGMSNAVGGVPVCIDGPINDRYSGFVRDKAGEYTLQGQDALNFLRTRHGVGDGSDLGRISSQQVFLSSLVRTIKSDSTLTDPSKLFAIATAATSNMKLSTQLANLNTMVSMSLVLKDIPLDRITFVQYPGTVGQGGVYSGKVAPITAQADALFAKLASDEPFALAGHTGIGSTENPDAPTTASVDPAVPVDPDAPVDPVDPEAPVDPEAPADPEAAPGGPAAPTPEVLSGLAGQTAADYTCSKSNR; from the coding sequence TTGAGCGACCTGCGTCCACGCACGCGCACGCGCACGCATCCGCGACGTGTCCATGCAGCCCGGCACGGCCGCGCGCGCAAATCCGACGCCGCCCTCGCTGTGGTGAAGGTGATGGCGGCGAGCCTCGCGGTTCTGCTCGTCAGCGGCGTCTCGCTCGGTGCCATCGCGGTCGCGCAGCTGTCGGGAAACATCGAGTCGGTTGCCCTCGTGGGCGACGACGAGGCCACGCAGAGTGTTGCGGCCCCAGCGCTGGGCAAATTCGAGGGTGGTTTCAACATCCTCGTCGTCGGCAGCGACGTCTGCGACAAAGAGGGCGGCTGCGCCGACCGCCAGGCCGAGCTCAACGACGTGACCATGCTCATCCATGTCGCCAGGGACCAGTCGAGTGCCGTCGGCGTCAGCATCCCCCGAGACCTCGTCGTGCCCATCCCGTCCTGCCCCCAGGAAGACGGTGAGGGGTACTACAGCTCGATGTCTGCGCGGCCGATCAACAACACTCTGGCCTACGGCGGGCTCGCCTGCACCGTGCTCACGGTCGAGGCCCTCACCGGGTTCGATATTCCTTACGCCGGACTCATTACGTTCAGCGGCGTCATCGGTATGAGCAATGCGGTCGGCGGCGTGCCGGTGTGCATCGACGGTCCGATCAACGACCGCTATTCGGGGTTCGTGCGCGACAAGGCCGGCGAGTACACGCTCCAGGGCCAGGACGCGCTGAACTTCCTCCGCACGAGGCACGGGGTCGGCGACGGCAGCGACCTCGGCCGGATCAGCTCCCAGCAGGTCTTCCTCTCCTCCCTGGTTCGCACGATCAAGAGCGACAGCACGCTGACCGATCCGTCCAAGCTGTTCGCCATCGCCACGGCGGCGACGAGCAACATGAAGCTGTCGACGCAGCTCGCCAACCTCAACACCATGGTGTCGATGTCGCTCGTACTGAAGGACATCCCGCTCGACCGGATCACTTTCGTGCAGTACCCCGGAACCGTTGGCCAGGGCGGCGTCTATTCTGGCAAGGTCGCTCCCATCACGGCGCAGGCCGACGCGCTGTTCGCGAAGCTCGCCTCCGACGAGCCCTTTGCGCTCGCGGGGCATACCGGCATCGGTTCGACCGAGAACCCGGATGCCCCGACGACGGCATCCGTCGACCCCGCGGTGCCCGTCGACCCGGACGCACCGGTGGACCCGGTGGACCCGGAGGCACCGGTGGACCCGGAGGCACCCGCGGACCCGGAAGCGGCACCGGGCGGACCGGCAGCGCCGACCCCGGAGGTGCTCTCCGGCCTGGCGGGCCAGACCGCGGCCGACTACACCTGTTCCAAGTCGAACAGGTGA
- a CDS encoding HAD family hydrolase — MTSDSTAPESLAVGRTEPASHDGRLLIALDIDGTVLREDGVISDQVHGQVRRVRDLGHEVMLATGRSVSMTLPVLDRLELTPEFVVCSNGAITLTRDEREPTNYVHHHVETFNPARVLTTIKESLERASYAVEDAEGFYRYTGYFPDTTLGALSEKVEFEKLLTYEATRVVVVSPEHDMEEFLTIVEQMGLHRVSYNVGWTAWLDIAPDGVNKATAMERVRATLGIPRTHVMAVGDGRNDIDMLEWAAQHGRGVAMGQAPDVVREAANEHTESDWDDGVAKLFRSI; from the coding sequence GTGACCTCCGACAGCACCGCGCCAGAGAGCCTGGCGGTCGGCCGTACCGAGCCGGCGAGCCACGACGGGCGGCTGCTCATCGCACTGGACATCGACGGCACCGTGCTGCGCGAGGACGGGGTCATCAGCGATCAGGTGCATGGCCAGGTGCGCCGTGTGCGCGACCTCGGTCACGAGGTCATGCTCGCGACCGGCCGGTCCGTCTCGATGACGCTCCCGGTGCTTGACCGGCTCGAGCTCACGCCAGAATTCGTCGTCTGCTCGAACGGCGCGATTACCCTCACGCGCGACGAGAGGGAGCCGACGAACTACGTGCACCACCACGTCGAGACCTTCAATCCGGCGCGAGTGCTCACCACCATCAAGGAAAGCCTCGAGCGGGCGAGCTACGCCGTCGAAGACGCGGAGGGCTTCTACCGCTACACCGGCTACTTCCCCGACACGACCCTCGGCGCCCTGAGCGAGAAGGTCGAATTCGAGAAATTGCTGACCTACGAGGCCACCCGCGTTGTCGTGGTCTCTCCCGAGCACGACATGGAGGAGTTCCTGACCATCGTCGAGCAGATGGGACTGCACCGGGTCAGCTACAACGTGGGCTGGACGGCATGGCTCGACATCGCCCCCGACGGCGTCAACAAGGCCACCGCGATGGAGCGGGTTCGCGCGACCCTTGGCATCCCGCGCACGCACGTCATGGCGGTCGGCGACGGCCGCAACGATATCGACATGCTCGAGTGGGCCGCGCAGCACGGCCGAGGCGTCGCGATGGGCCAGGCCCCGGATGTCGTGCGCGAGGCGGCCAACGAGCACACAGAAAGTGACTGGGACGACGGTGTGGCCAAGCTCTTCCGCAGTATCTAA
- a CDS encoding diacylglycerol/lipid kinase family protein: MTIDPENDSTPRPADIVEEVLETDAVRAEKKIAKKTAAKTEAQKTEHAALEKIAAIIYNPIKVDLPLLKAAVAAGEKTAGWRETLWFETSKEDPGQKVTAEVLALDVDFDVIMIAGGDGTVRAVAEGVRGFDVPVGLIPRGTGNLLARNLKLTLDSVDRAVSTAFAGKDRSIDLGLVEVEREDATKEKFVFLVMAGLGLDAKMIANTDPDLKKKVGWIAYVDAIRKSLSGNNSINIRYNLDRQGNRTVKVHTVMIGNCGSLPGNILLLPDAAVDDGVFDIVALRPEGFFGWVQIWVKIVWENGVLRRSQAGRKLMGMTKEVRTLRYLQGKEFVMRLEGPEEFELDGDSFGKVVAVKATVEHLGLTVKVPAGKDVR, encoded by the coding sequence GTGACCATCGACCCCGAGAACGACTCGACCCCTCGCCCCGCCGACATTGTCGAGGAGGTCCTCGAGACGGATGCCGTGCGAGCGGAGAAGAAGATCGCGAAGAAGACGGCGGCGAAGACTGAGGCGCAGAAGACCGAGCATGCGGCTCTCGAGAAGATCGCTGCCATCATCTACAACCCGATCAAGGTCGATCTGCCCCTGCTCAAGGCGGCCGTCGCCGCGGGCGAGAAGACCGCGGGCTGGCGCGAGACCCTCTGGTTCGAGACCTCGAAGGAGGACCCTGGGCAGAAGGTGACCGCCGAAGTCCTGGCACTCGACGTCGACTTCGACGTAATCATGATCGCCGGTGGTGACGGCACCGTGCGCGCGGTGGCCGAAGGCGTGCGCGGATTCGACGTCCCCGTCGGACTTATTCCCCGCGGCACCGGCAACCTGCTCGCCCGCAACCTCAAGCTGACCCTCGATAGCGTCGACCGCGCGGTGAGCACAGCCTTCGCGGGCAAGGACCGATCGATCGACCTCGGACTGGTGGAGGTCGAGCGCGAGGATGCCACCAAGGAGAAGTTCGTTTTTCTCGTCATGGCCGGGCTCGGGCTCGACGCGAAGATGATCGCGAACACCGACCCCGACCTCAAGAAGAAGGTCGGCTGGATCGCCTACGTCGACGCCATCCGCAAATCCCTCAGCGGCAACAACAGCATCAACATCCGATACAACCTCGACCGGCAGGGCAACCGCACGGTGAAGGTGCACACGGTCATGATCGGCAACTGCGGGTCGCTCCCCGGCAACATCCTGCTCCTGCCGGATGCCGCCGTCGACGACGGTGTGTTCGACATTGTGGCGCTGCGCCCGGAGGGATTCTTCGGCTGGGTTCAGATCTGGGTCAAGATCGTGTGGGAGAACGGCGTGCTGCGGCGCAGCCAGGCCGGGCGCAAGCTCATGGGCATGACCAAGGAGGTGCGCACGCTGCGTTACCTTCAGGGCAAGGAGTTCGTGATGCGCCTCGAAGGGCCGGAGGAGTTCGAGCTCGACGGCGACAGCTTCGGCAAGGTCGTCGCGGTTAAGGCGACCGTCGAACACCTCGGCCTCACCGTGAAGGTGCCCGCGGGAAAGGACGTCAGGTAG